Below is a window of Deltaproteobacteria bacterium HGW-Deltaproteobacteria-6 DNA.
TATTCTGTTTTTGAATGCATTGTCGATCCTGCACAATGGACGGTTTTGCGTGAACGCCTTATTAAGGAAATTAATTCGGAAGAAGACAGCCTGCGATTTTATTTTCTAGGATCCAACTGGCGAAGGCGTGTGGAGCATATCGGAGCTAAAAAATCGATAGATCAGGAGGGGCCTCTCATTGTGTGAAAATACTTCCGCGAACCTCAAGCTGACGATAATTTGCGTGGAGGTTCGCGGACTTGATAAATATCAGTTATAAATAGTGTTTTTAAAATGCTCTTTGAAAATTGAATAAGGATCGTGGCCGAAAAAGCAAAATTCGCGGCGAGTAAGCAATAAACTAAATATTTGCAATTGATTAGCAGTAAATAGTCGCGCCCCGCGCGGGCGCGTGGATTGAAACATGTCTGGCGGTGAACAAGGTGCAGCCGTGATTGTCGCGCCCCGCGCGGGCGCGTGGATTGAAACCAAGAAATTGTCATGGAAAATCTAAAAACTGGTGTCGCGCCCCGCGCGGGCGCGTGGATTGAAACGATCTCACGGACTTCTCCGGCCAGGATGCGCTTTGTCGCGCCCCGCGCGGGCGCGTGGATTGAAACATCAAAAATTTCAGCGACCAGGCATCGACAAACCGTCGCGCCCCGCGCGGGCGCGTGGATTGAAACACGATAAAAAACAGAATGCTTTTCATCGATCTGTGTCGCGCCCCGCGCGGGCGCGTGGATTGAAACAGAGACAACACCTATCAACAAGACTACAATGCCGTCGCGCCCCGCGCGGGCGCGTGGATTGAAACCGATTAAAAATTATTAGTGAGCAAAAACGGCAAGGTCGCGCCCCGCGCGGGCGCGTGGATTGAAACAAAACCTTCTCTGCGGTAATCGGTAACGAGGGACGGTCGCGCCCCGCGCGGGCGCGTGGATTGAAACAGCCGCTACCAACACGGGATATTATTCAGCCGCTGTCGCGCCCCGCGCGGGCGCGTGGATTGAAACTTATTAATCCGGCCTGTTGGTGTCCTGTGTGCCGGTCGCGCCCCGCGCGGGCGCGTGGATTGAAACTTTGGGCTGCTGGTTAGTTCTGGCGGAACGTGAGTCGCGCCCCGCGCGGGCGCGTGGATTGAAACAACTTTAACTTTCGCTTATATTCATTACTTATCGTCGCGCCCCGCGCGGGCGCGTGGATTGAAACGTAAGATAGGGGTTTTATCCATGTCACACGCCATGTCGCGCCCCGCGCGGGCGCGTGGATTGAAACCAAAAGGTATTCCCCTATCGCTCCAAAACAAGCAGTCGCGCCCCGCGCGGGCGCGTGGATTGAAACTTGTGTTGCCTGTGCCATTGATATTTCCTTTCATGTCGCGCCCCGCGCGGGCGCGTGGATTGAAACTTTCGGAATCCGAAACATAATTGTGCGGATAGCTGTCGCGCCCCGCGCGGGCGCGTGGATTGAAACGAGTCTGTGACGTCGGCGCTGACGATCCTTGAAAGTCGCGCCCCGCGCGGGCGCGTGGATTGAAACAAGGAAATGTGGGTGTAAAAAATCAACTTCGGCCGTCGCGCCCCGCGCGGGCGCGTGGATTGAAACATTTTCATCATTGATTTTTTCCCGTTCTGTGCCATGTCGCGCCCCGCGCGGGCGCGTGGATTGAAACAGAAAAAGCCGCTAATGAATTTATTGAACGTCACGTCGCGCCCCGCGCGGGCGCGTGGATTGAAACCTGTCTTTCCGTGGTTGTTTGCGCTCTCGCTTACGTCGCGCCCCGCGCGGGCGCGTGGATTGAAACATGGCATCCTGATTCGGCATTGTAACTGCCGTTTGTCGCGCCCCGCGCGGGCGCGTGGATTGAAACAGAAATTAAATCATACTGGATATGGCCGTGCCATTGTCGCGCCCCGCGCGGGCGCGTGGATTGAAACATTTGCACACTCCCACCCAACAAAGAAAGTCCCAAGTCGCGCCCCGCGCGGGCGCGTGGATTGAAACAAATTTCCGATTAAGGGCGATTGCGGCCTGTATCCGTCGCGCCCCGCGCGGGCGCGTGGATTGAAACAAGTAGGATTGCCGCTTATACGTCGGCGCAGATTTGTCGCGCCCCGCGCGGGCGCGTGGATTGAAACATTTCAACAAATTGAGACAAAGCAATAGAATCTTGTCGCGCCCCGCGCGGGCGCGTGGATTGAAACTAAAACTTATATCCGGCCCAAAGAGTGCAGCCTGGTCGCGCCCCGCGCGGGCGCGTGGATTGAAACAGGAAATGATAAATTCCATATACGCCGCCGTGGTCGCGCCCCGCGCGGGCGCGTGGATTGAAACAAGTTCGACCTGGAGATATGGTTGCTATGCAAAGTCGCGCCCCGCGCGGGCGCGTGGATTGAAACAATTTGATAGTTTCTGTCTTCGGCTGTGTTCATTTGTCGCGCCCCGCGCGGGCGCGTGGATTGAAACTCATACGGCAAGGGCACCTGGTCCGGCCGACAGGTCGCGCCCCGCGCGGGCGCGTGGATTGAAACACTGGAATGGGTGTAATTTAGCTGTGTGTGCTTCGTCGCGCCCCGCGCGGGCGCGTGGATTGAAACAAAGATACACTATCGTTTACAATCATTTCATTCATCTTTAAGCTTTACTATTGATGTATCTATGATCACGGGATTTAAATGTTTTTGCTCGTTCCTCTGAGTCAGTGGATTTTCCAACCCCTGCAAGGTTTAATCATTCGTTTAATGATTGTTTTACTTTTCATCGTTAGAATTCCCTTTTTTGGATAATATTGGGACACGATGGAACGTCCCAATTTCATAATGGTTTAGTTTCTTAAGTTCTTCCTCTGTGTAATGCGTAGCTTTTATTCGCTTCGCTTCTACAGGTTTAATCTGATCTTTACTCTGTGAACTTTTAGGAAACGATTGCTCATTAGCGCACCTCTGTGCCAGCGCTTTGGGCCCTTGAATGTTGAGCGGGATGCCCAACTTTTTCGCATCACCCAAGAATTGTGTCTGTTCTGGTGTCGTTGCTTTATCCGCTAAAAGTCCGGCTTTCTCGAATTGCTCGATACAGACTTTTTTAAATTCCTCGAAAGACATTCCTTTTGACTTCTGAATAAAAACTGGTTTTCCTGTTGTTTTAGATTCCATTCTATGCCTCCTTCTTCTATGAAATAATGTACCAGCAAATAACTTTTAATATTCTTTATATCCCTCTATGAGTTATATATCGGGTCACCCCACAATGATGGATCACCGTTTTTACTAAGACGAATACCAATCTCTTTATCTTTTGATCCTTTAAGCCAGCAGGTAGATACTTTTATTTTATTGTTCTTCTGTGGGCAGTAGATACTCGTTTCAAGCCATTTGCATGGTAAAGTCAATCCTCTAAGCATATCAACTACGGCAATATCAACAAACTCGTTATTGACAACATATGTAAAACCAAAATCGATCAGATCATCAATAAAACTATCAACATCGTACATATTCATAAATATAGCGCCAACCAGTTCTTTGTCGTGCAACACAGTGTAGTATTTTACAAAAGCATCGACACCTCCCGGATAGTACTTTTCAATGGTATCGATCCGGATAACTACTGTGTAAAATCTTATCATAAGAGCCATGATAGTAATTCTCCTTCCCGCCAATAAAAAACCCACGGCTAAACAAATAACCATGGGATGATTGGCTGTTTAGCAATTTGTTGAGGCGGTTGCAATTCACCGTAAATTCCGCCTTTCTATTCACTTTCTAAAAAACAAAAAACCCGCGCCAAAAGGCTACGGGTTCATTAGAAACATTACACCGGCCTTTAGCACATTTATATAGCGGAGCAAG
It encodes the following:
- the cas2 gene encoding CRISPR-associated endonuclease Cas2; the encoded protein is MLILVSYDVAMQDEKGPRRLRRVAKACQDYGQRVQYSVFECIVDPAQWTVLRERLIKEINSEEDSLRFYFLGSNWRRRVEHIGAKKSIDQEGPLIV